GGCGCCGGGCGGCTGCTCGCGGGCCTGGGGGTCGACCTGCCCCTGCGGCCACGCCTGGAGCAGGTGGTCCATGTCGGGGACCCGGCGGCGCCCCGCGCGGCGGACGACTTCCCGTGCCTGTTCGACGGACCCCGCGAGGCAGAGCCCGGGATCTACGCCATGCCGACACCCGGCGTGGGCTACAAGCTGGGCCTGGACCGGCCGGTGCGCGACCTGCGCCCGGGCGACCTGGACCGCACCCCGGACGCCGACCTCGTGGCCGAGACCGTCGCGCGGGTGCGTCGCGACCTCACCGCGCTCACCCCGAACGCCCTCGACGCGCAGGTGTGCTCCTGGACGCTCTCACCGGACGGGCGCTTCGTCCTCGACACCCTCCCGGGCGGCGTCGTCGTCGCGTGCGGGGACTCGGGGGAGGGCTTCAAGTTCTCCGCCCTGATGGGCACGGTGCTCGCCGACCTCGCCGAGGGGCGCACCCCGGACGACGACGTCGCGAGCTTCTCGTTGGCCCGCTTCGCCGACGGCACGGTCGTCAACGAGCACGTGCTGGGCCGCTGAGCCTCACCACAGCGCGGTCGCGTACGGGCGCGACCACAGGGCGACCTGCATGATCACCGACTTGCGCCAGGCCTCGTGCATGGCGTCGACGTCGGCCGCGGGGGTGTCCCCCTTGGCGAGGAAGTCCCGCACGGTGGCCGTGATGGGGTAGATCAGAGCGATGAGGTAGCGCAGCGGCACGTAGGGCACCGAGGTGACACCGTCGGTCTTGTTCTTCTTCTCCGGCGTGTGGCGCTCGGCAATCTCCTCCTGGTAGGCGAGCCAGACGTCGTCGTAGGGGCGGGCGCAGGTGTCGCGGATCCACTGGCCGAAGCGGCCGCGCACGCGTTCGAGGTAGGCGGTGACCGGTTCGCCCTCCGGGGTGGAGAAGTCGGCTAGCAGGTGCGGGTTGGCGCCGACGAAGCCGTACCAGACGTCGAGGACGTCTTCCACCTGGCCGCCGAGGACCTCACCCGCCCGGCGCAGGGCGGCCTCGTCCTCGGGGCCGAAGAGCACCGACCGCTTGAGCAGCTCGAGCTCCTCCCGGGTCACCGGTGAGGGCTTGACCTCGCCGTAGTCGTAGCCCGCGATCGTTGTCTCGCCCATGGTGTCCTCCCGCGTCGTCGCGACGCCCTCACGGTAATCGCGGCGCGCCGTCGGTGGAACGCCCGATCGGGGGGCACGGCTGAGCCGGGGCATCGGTGGAGCGTGACCGGTGCCACTGCGGGCCGGTTTGGGGAGGTCTCCGGCGGGCAGGTAGCATCGCACGGCGAGGTAGCGTGTCCGAGCGGCCTAAGGAGCACGCCTCGAAAGCGTGTGAGGTTAACAGCCTCCGTGGGTTCAAATCCCACCGCTACCGCCGAGCCGAACGGCCCGCACCCGGGATACCGGGCGCGGGCCGTTCGCTTGTCTCCGGCCCTCAGCGCCGCGACCGCCGCGGCACCAGCCACCCACCCAGCCCCAGCATCCCCAGCCCGGCCACGACCACGGTGAGCAGCCCTGCCCGCAGCCCGGCGGCGTCGGCGATGATGCCGACCACCGGTGGGGACAGCAGGAACCCGACCCGCAGCAGCCAGCTCACCACGGTCAGGCCCGCGCCCGCCGGCAGGCCGGGCAGCTCGTCGGCCGCGTGCATGGCGGCCGGCACGAGGGTGGCCACGCCCAGACCGGCCAGGGCGAACCCTGCGAGCGTGGTGCCCACCGTCGGCCACGCCAGTGCCAGCCCCATCCCCGCCGCGACGAGCACCCCGCCGGCGCGTACCACCGCAGCGGTGCCGAAGCGGTCGACGGCGCGGTCGCCGGTGAGCCGGCCGACCGTCATCGCGACCGACAGCGCCACGAAGCCCAAGCCAGCCGTGATGGCGTCGGCGCCGAGGTCGCCGGAGAGGTAGACGGCGGCCCAGGAGCTGCCCGCGTCCTCGACCAGGGCACCGCAGGCTGCGAGCACGCCCAGCACGGCCAGCGCCGCCACGGCGGCCCGTGGCACCCGGCCGGCCCACCGGCGCCAGCCGCGTGCAGCGGGGACGGGTGGCTCGATGACGGCGGAGGCGTTCGGGTCGGCAACGGTTGCCGGTACCCGCTCGGCGTCCTCCGGCCCAGGAAGCAGGAACCTGTACGCAACCAGCGCCACGGCGGCGAAGATCGCAGCCGCCACGGACAGGTGCGCCACCAGCGGCACCTGAAGACCCGCCGCGGCCGCACCCATCAGCCCGCCTGTGACGCTGCCGATGCTCCACACCCCGTGGAAGGAGTTGACGATCGAGCGCCCGTACAGCCGCTGCACCCGCAGCCCGTGCGCGTTCTGCGCGACGTCCACGAGGGCGTCCACCGCCCCGCCCATGAGGAGGACGACGGCGAGCAGCGCCGCCGTCGGCGCGAAGCCGATGCCCAGGATCGCCGCGGCGAGGAGCACGATGCCCAGCGCGGCGACGCGGGAGGAGCGGAACCGGCCGATGAGGGCCGCCGCGAAGAGGCCCCCGACGAGGGCACCGAGCGGGAAACCCGCCAGGACGGTGCCGTACGCGGCGTTGCTCAGGCCCAGCTCGGCCTTGATCTGCGGGTAGCGCGGGATGACGTTGGCGAACAGTGCCCCGTTGGTGAAGAACAGGGCGGCGACGGCGAGCCGCGCCTGTCGGGCCCGGTCGGGGACCGGGCTGTCGGAGACGGCACTCACCGGGCGTGCCCGGCGTGCCCCGGTTGCCCGGCGTGGCCCGGTTGCCCGGCGTGGCCCGCGACGTCCCGCGAGGCGGCGGCGCGGGCGGCGAGCAGGGCCTCGACGAACGCGGCCGCGGCGTCGTCGCCGTGGTGACCGATGTGGAGCCGCGCGACGGCCTTGACCGGTTCGCGGGCGTTGTCCATGGCCACCGGCCACCCCACCTGGGAGAGCCACGGGACGTCGTTCTCGCCGTCGCCCAGGCCGGCCACCTGGGAGGGCTCGATGCCGAGGCGGTGCAGGATCGCGGCCAGCGCCACCCACTTGTCGGCGCCCGCGGGGCCCAGCTCGAAGACGTTGTCCATCGAGCGCACGGCGCGGGGGAAGGCGGCGCGCACAGCGTCGTCGAGCTCGTCCAGGCGCTCGGTGGCGCCGAAGAGCATGGCCTTGGTGACGCCGTCGAGCGGCAGCTCGCGGAGCGGGACCTTGCGGGTGACGGAGTCCGGGTGGACGGCGACGAGGTAGTCGTAGGCGAGGCTGTCCTCGCCGACCACCATGTCCGTGGCGGTGAACACCAGCGGCTCGACGTCGGCGGCGAGGGCGAACGCGACGAGCGACTCGACGTCCTGGGCGGCCATGACGGCGGTGTGCAGCGGCTCGGCCTGCCGGGTGTCCACCGCGACGGCGCCGTTGGAGGCGATCACGTACCCGTCGATGCCGGCGGCGGTGAGGACCTCGACTGCGGCGTCGACGATGCGGCCGGTGACGACGATGGGCTCGACGCCCGCGGCGTCGAGCGCGGCCAGCGCGCGCAGCGTGCGGGGGCTCACCATGTGGTCGGCGCCGGCCAGGGTGCCGTCGACGTCGAACGCGATCGCGCGCACGTCGAGGAGCTCGGCGGGCAGGTGCATGCCCCCCACGGTAACCGGCGGCAGTCACTGCGCCGGGTGCCGGCGCCCACCCGCGCCGCAGGGTGCGCAACGTCACCGCGTGCCGCGGCGCAGGGCAGCGGGCCGTCGTCCCGACGTGCGGCAGCGGCCGGGCACGACAGAATCGGTCCATGTGGAGCGCGTATTGGACGACGGCGCCCGGCCGGGGCGAGCTCCGCACGGAGCCCGCTCGCGAGCCCGGGCCGGGGGAGGCGCTGGTGCGCACGCTGCGCTCCGGGATCAGCCGCGGCACCGAGCTGCTGGTGCACCGCGGCGAGGTCCCGCCGCAGGTCGCCGACACCATGCGCGCCCCGTTCCAGGCCGGTGACCTGCCCGGCCCGGTCAAGTACGGCTACCTCTCGGTCGGTCTCGTGGAGGCAGGGCCGGCCGACCTGGTGGGTCGCCGGGTGTTCTGCCTGTACCCGCACCAGGACCGTTATGTCGTCCCCGCCTCGGCGCTCACCCCCGTGCCCGACGGCGTCCCCACCGACCGCGCCGTCCTCGCCGGCACCGTGGAGACCGCCGTCAACGCGGTCTGGGACGCCGCACCTCGGCTGGGCGACCGGGTCGCCGTCGTCGGCGCCGGCATGGTCGGCGGCACGGTCGCCGCGCTGCTGCGGACCTTCCCCCTCGACCGGCTCCAGCTGGTCGACCCCAACCCCGCCCGTGCCGAGCTCGCGGCCGCCCTGGGCGTGACCTGGCGCCATCCGGACGACGCCGCCGACGGCTGCGACGTCGTCGTGCACTGCTCCGCCACCGAGGAAGGCCTGGGCCGGGGCCTCGAGCTGCTCGGCGACGAGGGCGAGCTGATCGAGCTGTCCTGGTACGGCACGCGCGAGCCCCGCGTCCCGCTCGGGGCCGGCTTCCACGCCCGCCGCCTGACGGTCCGAGCCAGCCAGGTAGGCGCCGTCGCCGTCGCGCGCCGGGCGCGCCGCACCCCCGCCGACCGGCTCGCGCTGGCGCTGCGCCTGCTCGCCGACCCGGCCTTCGACGCGTTCCTCACCGGCCGCTCCGCCTTCGCCGACCTGCCCGCCACGATGACCGCCCTGGCCGACGACCCGGCCGCACTGTGCCACCTGGTGACCTACCCCTGAGGAGCCGTATGTACCGCCTGACCGTGCGCGACCACATGATGGTGGCCCACTCCCTGCCGCACCCCGCCTTCGGACCGGCCCAGCAGCTGCACGGCGCCACGTTCGTCGTCGAGCTGACCTTCCTGCGCGCGGAGCTGGGGGAGGAGGCGATCGTCATCGACATCGGGGAGGCCACCACCCTGCTGCGCGAGGCGCTGGCGGATCTGGACTACTCCAACCTCGACGACCACCCCGACCTGGCCGGGGTGCTCACGACCACCGAGACGCTGGCGCGAGTGGTCGCCGATCGGGTAGCTGCCCGGCTGCCTGGCGGCCGCTACGCGGGCCTGGAGGTGACCTTGCGCGAGCACCCCGACGCCTGGGCCACGTACTCCCTCGACCTGTGACGCGCCTGGCGCTGGTCACCTGGACGGCTCGCGAGCCGTCCGGCGGCAACACCTTCAACCGCGAGCTGGTCGATGCGCTGCGCGCCGGGGGAGCGGACGTCACCATCCGCGCCGTGCCGGGCGAGTGGCCGACGGCGGCGCCTGCCGACCGTGCGGTGCTTGCCGCAGAGCTGGCCGCTGCGCGCGCCCGGGACGAGACGGTACTTGTCGACGCGATCGTGGCCTGCGGGGCGCCGGCCGAGGTGGGTGCGGCCGTCGCGGCCGGGACCACGGTGGCAGTGCTGCTGCACATGCTGCCCTCCGACGTCGCCGGGCTGGCCGTGGCGGAGCGGCAACGGCGGGCCGCGGCGGAGGCCGCCGCGCTGCGGGCGGCTTCGGTGGTGATCTGCCCGAGCAGCGCCGCGGCAGAGGACCTCGTGCGCCGCTACGGCGTGCGGGCGCACGTGGCCGCGCCGGGAACCCGGCCCGTACCGCCGGCCGCGGGGACCCGGCCGCCCGCACCGCCGGCCGTGGGAACCCGGCCGCCCGCACCGCCGGAGCTCATGGCGCTGGCCAACCTCGTCCCCGGCAAGGACCAAGTCACCCTGGTGCGTGCGCTGGCCCAGGTCCGCGACCTCGCCTGGACCGCGCGCCTCGTGGGCGCCACGGGCGTGGACCCCGCCTACACGGCGGTGGTGCGCGGCGAGATCGCGGCGGCGGGACTGACGGACCGGGTGACACTCACCGGGGCGAAGGTTGGTGCGGCGCTGGAGGCCGAGTGGGCACGCACGGACCTGCTCGTGCTGTCGTCCCGGTCGGAGACATTTGGTCTGGTAGTGCTCGAGGCGCTCGCCCACGGGGTGCCCGCCGTGGTGCCGGCGGGGACGGGAGCGGTCGAGGCGCTGGCGTCCGGCTCAGTGGGAGCGGGAGGTCTCAGCGGACGGGCGCCGGACGGGGCCGTGCCGCCGGGCCGGGCCGTGGCGACCGACCCAGCCGAGCCGCCGGGCCGGGCCGTGCCCCCGGGCGACCCCGACGCGCTCGCGGCCACGTTCCGGGAGTGGTTGACCTCGCCGCCCCTGCGTGACGCGTGGGCCGCCGCCGCTCGGGAGCGACGCGGCCGGCTGCCCGGCTGGGACGTCACAGCCGCGCAGGTCCTCGCGGCGCTGGCACAGCCAATGTGAGCCGGTGCGGCACGGGCTCCACCCCTCGGTCGAGCACCGGGCACGCCCACGGGCCAATGACATCTCCCGGAGAAGATGACTTCTCACTGAGAAGACGACATCTCCCGGAGAAGATGACATCTCGCGGGAAGGGGCGGGGGCGTGCGGGGCGGTGCGGGGTCAGGCGGCGCGGACCGCCGTGAGGTCGAACTCGGTGCAGATGTCGGGACCGAGCACGAACCGGCGCACCGGCGCCGAGAGCGCGTCGGCGAGGCGGTCCGAGCCCGTGAACCGGATGCCTGGCACGCCGTCGCCGATGAGCACAGGCGCCGTCGTGAGGAAGAGCCGGTCGAGCAGCCCGCCGGCGAGAAAGGCCGAGACCGTGCGGCCGCCGCCCTCGACGAGCACCCGTCCCAGCCCGCGGCGGTGCATCTCGGCGAGGACCTCCGCCGGTGCGAAGCCGTCCGGGCCGGCCATCAGCCGAACCACCTCTACGTGCGCCGCGAGCCCGGCCGGCACGGCGGTGCCCGCTGCCACGCACCACAGGGTGGGGGCGTCGGCCTCGCGCAGCAGGCGACTGTCGGCCGGGATGCGGCCCCGCGGGTCGAGCACCACCCGCACGGGCGACCTGCCGGGCACGTCCCGCACGGTCAGCCGTGGATCGTCCGCGACCACCGTGGCGGCGCCGACCACCACGGCGTCGACGAGGGCGCGCAGCCGGTGCAGGTGCTCACGGTCCTCGGAGCCGGTGACGAACTCGGCGTCGCCGGTGCGGGCGGCGATGAAGCCGTCGGCGCTCTGGCCGAGCTGGGCGATCGTCAGCCGGGCCCCGGTCGCCACGAGCGGTCCGTAGCGGTCGAGCAGGACGGCGTCGGGGCCGGACGCCCGGGCCGGCACGCGGCCCGCGGTCAGCTCGGTCCAGGTGTCCGTGGCCGGCACGGGGTCATGCCGCATCCTCAGGCGCTTGGTCGTGAGGTAGAAGGCGTTCTCCGGGCGGTCGGCCACCGGCAGGCTCTGCCGGGCGACAACCTCGATCCCCAGCTCGGTCAGCCGCTCGGTCTTGTCGGGGTTGGAGGACAGCAGCCGGATGCGGGTGGCCCCGAGGTCGCGCAGGATCGCCGCGGCGTCGGCGTAGTCTCGCGCGTCCGCCGGGTAGCCGAGCCGCAGGTTTGCGTCCACTGTGTCCACCCCGGAGTCCTGCAGTGCGTACGCGTGGAGCTTCGCGAGCAGGCCGATGCCCCGGCCTTCGTGGCCGCGCATGTAGACGAGCACCCCGCGGCCCTCGCGGCTGATCTCCCGTAGCGCCGCGTCGAGCTGCTCGCCGCAGTCGCAGCGGCGCGAGCCCAGTGCGTCCCCGGTCAGGCACTCGGAGTGCACCCGCACGAGAGGGGCGAGCTCGTCCAGCGTGCCCCCGGCGACGTCCCCCAGGACGAGAGCCACATGGCCGAGCCCGCCTGCGCCGTCGTAGCCGAGCATGCGGAACGTGCCGTGCTCGGTGGGCAGGGACGTGACGACCGCTCGGCTCGTGAGGGTCGTAACTTCCGCGTCAGTCATCCGCACAGATTGGCACACGCACCCGCGATGAGCAGCGCGATGACTGCTCGTGCCGCCTTGCCGGGCCAGGCAGCGCCCCTCCGCGCGCCGCAAGCCGGGCCAGGCAGCGCCCCTCCGCTGCTCAGTCCCGTGCGTAGCGGGCGACGAAGTTGCGCAGCACCCGGAACGGCATGTCCACCTGCGAGTCACGGCAGGCGCGCTCGACGGCCTCTTGCTCGCCGGGCGGGAAGTAGCCGGCGTCGCGGTAGATCTGGACACGCTCGAGCAGCCCCATGACGTCCAGCTCGGGGTGGAACTGGGTGCCGTAGAGGTTGTCCTTGATCCGGAACATCTGCACCGGGCAGGCCGCAGAGGTGGCGAGCAGCACGGCGCCCTCGGGCATCGAGGTCATGGCCTCCTTGTGGCCCACGAAGGCTTGGAACCGGCGCGGCATGCCGGCCAGGAGCGGGTCCGCGGCACCGTCGTCGGTCACCTCGATCCACGGGGCGCCGATGTTCTCGGCGTAGGTGCCGTCGATGGTCGCGCCCTGGTGCCGGCCGAGGGTACCGACCCCGTAGCAGGCGCCGAGGAAGGGATAGTCCTCGGCGACGACGACATCGAGCAGGCCGGCGAGCTCGGCCTCCACCCTTCGCTGGGTGTCGCTCTTGTGCTCAACCGGGATGGACCCCGTGTAGGGACTGCCGCCGACGAAGATGCCGGAGTAGTCGGCCAGCGACACCGGCGGCATCGGTGCCGAGTCCAGCCGCACGCGCACGAGGTCACGCTCGGTCAGGCCGCCGTAGCGCAGGAAGGCCCGGTACTCGCTGTCGGCGGCGGCGTCCTCGGGCCGCGTCGCCAGGAGCAGGAAGGGTCTCACCTGGGCAGGGTAGCCAGACCGGGCCGTCCGGGCGGGCCGGGACCGCCGTCCGGGACGACGGCGAGCGCCCGGCGGTAGAACCGGCTCACCGGCCGCTCCCGGCGAC
This window of the Georgenia yuyongxinii genome carries:
- a CDS encoding protoglobin domain-containing protein, which gives rise to MGETTIAGYDYGEVKPSPVTREELELLKRSVLFGPEDEAALRRAGEVLGGQVEDVLDVWYGFVGANPHLLADFSTPEGEPVTAYLERVRGRFGQWIRDTCARPYDDVWLAYQEEIAERHTPEKKNKTDGVTSVPYVPLRYLIALIYPITATVRDFLAKGDTPAADVDAMHEAWRKSVIMQVALWSRPYATALW
- a CDS encoding MFS transporter codes for the protein MSAVSDSPVPDRARQARLAVAALFFTNGALFANVIPRYPQIKAELGLSNAAYGTVLAGFPLGALVGGLFAAALIGRFRSSRVAALGIVLLAAAILGIGFAPTAALLAVVLLMGGAVDALVDVAQNAHGLRVQRLYGRSIVNSFHGVWSIGSVTGGLMGAAAAGLQVPLVAHLSVAAAIFAAVALVAYRFLLPGPEDAERVPATVADPNASAVIEPPVPAARGWRRWAGRVPRAAVAALAVLGVLAACGALVEDAGSSWAAVYLSGDLGADAITAGLGFVALSVAMTVGRLTGDRAVDRFGTAAVVRAGGVLVAAGMGLALAWPTVGTTLAGFALAGLGVATLVPAAMHAADELPGLPAGAGLTVVSWLLRVGFLLSPPVVGIIADAAGLRAGLLTVVVAGLGMLGLGGWLVPRRSRR
- a CDS encoding HAD-IIB family hydrolase; the protein is MHLPAELLDVRAIAFDVDGTLAGADHMVSPRTLRALAALDAAGVEPIVVTGRIVDAAVEVLTAAGIDGYVIASNGAVAVDTRQAEPLHTAVMAAQDVESLVAFALAADVEPLVFTATDMVVGEDSLAYDYLVAVHPDSVTRKVPLRELPLDGVTKAMLFGATERLDELDDAVRAAFPRAVRSMDNVFELGPAGADKWVALAAILHRLGIEPSQVAGLGDGENDVPWLSQVGWPVAMDNAREPVKAVARLHIGHHGDDAAAAFVEALLAARAAASRDVAGHAGQPGHAGQPGHAGHAR
- a CDS encoding zinc-dependent alcohol dehydrogenase, producing the protein MWSAYWTTAPGRGELRTEPAREPGPGEALVRTLRSGISRGTELLVHRGEVPPQVADTMRAPFQAGDLPGPVKYGYLSVGLVEAGPADLVGRRVFCLYPHQDRYVVPASALTPVPDGVPTDRAVLAGTVETAVNAVWDAAPRLGDRVAVVGAGMVGGTVAALLRTFPLDRLQLVDPNPARAELAAALGVTWRHPDDAADGCDVVVHCSATEEGLGRGLELLGDEGELIELSWYGTREPRVPLGAGFHARRLTVRASQVGAVAVARRARRTPADRLALALRLLADPAFDAFLTGRSAFADLPATMTALADDPAALCHLVTYP
- a CDS encoding 6-pyruvoyl trahydropterin synthase family protein codes for the protein MYRLTVRDHMMVAHSLPHPAFGPAQQLHGATFVVELTFLRAELGEEAIVIDIGEATTLLREALADLDYSNLDDHPDLAGVLTTTETLARVVADRVAARLPGGRYAGLEVTLREHPDAWATYSLDL
- a CDS encoding glycosyltransferase family 4 protein; translated protein: MTRLALVTWTAREPSGGNTFNRELVDALRAGGADVTIRAVPGEWPTAAPADRAVLAAELAAARARDETVLVDAIVACGAPAEVGAAVAAGTTVAVLLHMLPSDVAGLAVAERQRRAAAEAAALRAASVVICPSSAAAEDLVRRYGVRAHVAAPGTRPVPPAAGTRPPAPPAVGTRPPAPPELMALANLVPGKDQVTLVRALAQVRDLAWTARLVGATGVDPAYTAVVRGEIAAAGLTDRVTLTGAKVGAALEAEWARTDLLVLSSRSETFGLVVLEALAHGVPAVVPAGTGAVEALASGSVGAGGLSGRAPDGAVPPGRAVATDPAEPPGRAVPPGDPDALAATFREWLTSPPLRDAWAAAARERRGRLPGWDVTAAQVLAALAQPM
- the ribA gene encoding GTP cyclohydrolase II, which translates into the protein MTDAEVTTLTSRAVVTSLPTEHGTFRMLGYDGAGGLGHVALVLGDVAGGTLDELAPLVRVHSECLTGDALGSRRCDCGEQLDAALREISREGRGVLVYMRGHEGRGIGLLAKLHAYALQDSGVDTVDANLRLGYPADARDYADAAAILRDLGATRIRLLSSNPDKTERLTELGIEVVARQSLPVADRPENAFYLTTKRLRMRHDPVPATDTWTELTAGRVPARASGPDAVLLDRYGPLVATGARLTIAQLGQSADGFIAARTGDAEFVTGSEDREHLHRLRALVDAVVVGAATVVADDPRLTVRDVPGRSPVRVVLDPRGRIPADSRLLREADAPTLWCVAAGTAVPAGLAAHVEVVRLMAGPDGFAPAEVLAEMHRRGLGRVLVEGGGRTVSAFLAGGLLDRLFLTTAPVLIGDGVPGIRFTGSDRLADALSAPVRRFVLGPDICTEFDLTAVRAA
- a CDS encoding glutamine amidotransferase, producing the protein MRPFLLLATRPEDAAADSEYRAFLRYGGLTERDLVRVRLDSAPMPPVSLADYSGIFVGGSPYTGSIPVEHKSDTQRRVEAELAGLLDVVVAEDYPFLGACYGVGTLGRHQGATIDGTYAENIGAPWIEVTDDGAADPLLAGMPRRFQAFVGHKEAMTSMPEGAVLLATSAACPVQMFRIKDNLYGTQFHPELDVMGLLERVQIYRDAGYFPPGEQEAVERACRDSQVDMPFRVLRNFVARYARD